A genomic stretch from Rubripirellula reticaptiva includes:
- a CDS encoding DUF1580 domain-containing protein — protein MVTPDPYRMVRLNAGAASIVEGITGDRPSSATMYRWAQRGLKGVKLQTAFAGGHRRTTEQWIREFFAAITEAVDGTAVAPPKPVDRDKQIKRAEAELEAAGI, from the coding sequence ATGGTCACTCCCGACCCGTACCGTATGGTCCGCTTGAACGCGGGCGCGGCATCTATCGTCGAAGGCATCACCGGCGATCGTCCATCATCTGCCACGATGTATCGCTGGGCACAACGCGGCCTCAAAGGCGTGAAGCTGCAAACCGCTTTCGCTGGCGGGCATCGCCGAACAACTGAACAATGGATTCGCGAATTCTTCGCCGCGATCACCGAAGCCGTTGACGGCACCGCTGTTGCACCGCCCAAGCCAGTCGACCGCGACAAGCAAATTAAGCGAGCCGAAGCTGAACTTGAGGCTGCTGGCATCTAA
- a CDS encoding tyrosine-type recombinase/integrase: MPILTSASPKYRKHKASGQAVVTIAGKDHYLGKYGSKPSRMLYDRLVGEWLASGRQPPPVDPLALTITELIARYWKHAKAFYRRADGTSTETAENMRKTLRTLRQAYGNVAVDEFGPIALKAVRQKFVEQGHTRGYVNSNVDKIRRMFRWGVSEELVNESTLRSLQSVTGLSKGKTKAPDNSPVPPVNDDTVDRTLPELPPTVADMVRIQRLTGARPGEVCIIRPSDIDCTGDVWLFFPSRHKTEHHDKQRTIVVGPKAQAILTNYLDREPSAYCFDPREVIDAHLVQRHAKRVTPMSCGCKPGKRKRRRNRAPGDHYTNDSYRRVIHRACDRVFLPPAPLRRMPKESDAARARRLTERQRSELAKWQSDNRWSPNQLRHTMGTLTRERFGIEAVAAVLGHSKTDTSEIYALRNLKLAAEVAMELG; encoded by the coding sequence ATGCCTATTCTTACGTCAGCCTCTCCTAAGTACCGCAAGCATAAAGCAAGCGGGCAAGCCGTTGTCACGATCGCTGGGAAGGATCACTACCTCGGTAAGTACGGTAGCAAGCCGAGTCGGATGCTTTACGATCGACTCGTAGGCGAGTGGTTGGCATCCGGTCGACAACCACCGCCTGTCGATCCTCTGGCTCTCACAATTACCGAACTGATTGCACGCTACTGGAAGCATGCCAAGGCGTTCTATCGCCGTGCTGATGGCACATCCACCGAGACCGCTGAAAACATGCGGAAGACGCTGCGAACACTCCGTCAAGCATACGGAAACGTCGCGGTCGACGAATTTGGACCGATCGCGCTGAAAGCTGTTCGACAAAAGTTTGTCGAACAAGGTCACACTCGCGGCTACGTCAATTCAAACGTCGACAAAATTCGGCGAATGTTTCGCTGGGGCGTGTCTGAAGAACTGGTCAACGAATCGACGCTACGCAGCCTGCAATCTGTCACCGGATTGTCAAAGGGTAAAACGAAGGCGCCAGACAATTCACCTGTGCCGCCGGTCAACGACGATACTGTTGACCGAACGCTACCGGAACTGCCGCCGACCGTGGCAGATATGGTCAGAATCCAACGACTCACTGGAGCGAGGCCGGGAGAAGTTTGCATCATACGACCGAGTGACATCGATTGCACTGGGGATGTGTGGCTGTTCTTTCCCAGTCGCCACAAGACCGAACACCACGACAAGCAACGAACAATTGTTGTCGGCCCCAAGGCACAAGCGATTCTTACCAACTATCTGGACAGAGAGCCCTCCGCTTACTGTTTCGACCCTCGCGAAGTGATAGATGCTCACTTGGTCCAGCGTCACGCCAAGCGTGTTACGCCGATGTCGTGTGGATGCAAGCCAGGCAAGCGGAAGCGACGACGCAACCGAGCACCTGGCGACCACTACACAAACGATTCCTATCGGCGTGTCATTCATCGCGCTTGCGACCGTGTGTTCTTGCCTCCAGCACCGCTAAGAAGAATGCCCAAGGAATCCGATGCAGCACGAGCACGGCGATTAACAGAACGTCAACGCAGCGAGTTGGCTAAGTGGCAAAGCGACAATCGGTGGTCCCCGAATCAACTGAGACACACGATGGGAACGCTCACTCGTGAGCGGTTCGGAATTGAAGCCGTTGCCGCCGTCCTGGGGCACAGCAAGACCGACACAAGTGAAATATACGCGTTGAGGAATTTAAAGCTTGCTGCTGAAGTGGCAATGGAACTTGGCTAG
- a CDS encoding Sec-independent protein translocase subunit TatA/TatB: protein MFGLGPFEMVVIGVIAVVLFGGNLPEVARKLGGSYREFRRGLNEVQQQFRLAEYEAKKNLSVDDKASKKTAELADDEDEPAGPQAPKFTPPS, encoded by the coding sequence ATGTTTGGACTTGGACCATTCGAGATGGTGGTCATCGGCGTCATCGCAGTCGTCCTGTTCGGCGGCAACCTCCCCGAGGTGGCACGCAAACTGGGCGGCAGTTATCGTGAATTTCGCCGCGGCTTGAACGAGGTCCAGCAACAGTTCCGGTTGGCCGAATACGAGGCCAAGAAAAATCTTTCCGTCGACGACAAAGCGTCCAAAAAGACCGCAGAACTCGCCGACGACGAAGACGAACCCGCCGGCCCCCAAGCCCCCAAGTTCACGCCACCATCCTGA
- a CDS encoding twin-arginine translocase TatA/TatE family subunit → MIVNHLTDGIADPLMAFGAPGPLELAIIAGIILLLFGSSKLPTLMRNLGRSTNEFKRGMSESTDDEEPSKPRDDRA, encoded by the coding sequence ATGATTGTGAATCACTTGACCGACGGCATTGCCGATCCCCTGATGGCTTTTGGTGCTCCTGGGCCGTTGGAGCTTGCGATCATTGCCGGCATCATTTTGTTGCTGTTCGGATCGTCGAAGCTGCCGACCCTGATGCGGAACCTTGGGCGCAGCACCAACGAATTCAAACGTGGGATGAGCGAGTCGACTGACGACGAAGAACCATCCAAGCCGCGTGACGATCGGGCTTAA
- a CDS encoding AEC family transporter, with product MHNLLPTLTSVLGVFLIMATGAYCRRREWLTPEADRTLANLTANVMLPSYFGHRILTSPQFDSAAAAWTPPIFGFAMTAMGFLMAFLFARHLGRFIGLDTDAKQRAFALCTGICNYGYIALPIAEQSYPDAVIELILHNVGVDMALWSIGILIISGSAGGNWKRALLSPALLAVLAASAVRQIGGAEIVPTPIMSTLGKLGGCAVPMGLLLSGAIIVDFLRGTNWSGSRNIVLSSIAIRQLLLPAMMLTIVAAVGVSVDLQRVIVLQAAMPAAVFPIVLVRLYERDTETALRVVLSTSLAGIVLIPAWLTLGTWWLGLN from the coding sequence ATGCACAACCTCCTGCCGACTTTGACGAGCGTCTTGGGGGTTTTCTTGATCATGGCAACGGGTGCCTATTGCCGGCGCCGGGAATGGTTAACTCCGGAGGCTGACCGGACGCTGGCAAATTTGACGGCCAATGTGATGCTGCCGTCGTATTTTGGGCATCGGATTCTGACCAGCCCCCAATTCGATTCGGCTGCAGCAGCGTGGACGCCACCGATCTTTGGATTTGCAATGACGGCGATGGGGTTCTTGATGGCGTTCTTGTTCGCTCGTCATCTAGGCCGGTTCATCGGGTTGGACACCGATGCAAAACAACGTGCGTTTGCTTTGTGTACGGGCATCTGCAACTACGGCTACATCGCGCTGCCGATCGCCGAACAGTCTTATCCGGACGCGGTGATCGAGTTGATCCTGCACAACGTCGGTGTCGATATGGCGCTGTGGAGCATCGGGATCCTCATCATCAGCGGGTCGGCGGGCGGCAATTGGAAACGAGCCTTGTTGAGCCCCGCTTTGTTGGCGGTGTTAGCGGCCAGCGCCGTGCGACAGATTGGCGGTGCCGAAATCGTGCCCACGCCGATTATGTCGACACTGGGAAAACTGGGCGGCTGTGCGGTCCCGATGGGGCTGCTGCTAAGCGGCGCAATCATCGTCGATTTCCTGCGTGGCACGAACTGGAGTGGATCGCGGAACATCGTGTTGTCGTCGATCGCAATTCGCCAGTTGCTGTTACCTGCGATGATGTTGACGATTGTCGCCGCGGTTGGCGTAAGTGTCGATCTGCAGCGGGTCATCGTTTTACAAGCGGCGATGCCAGCGGCCGTGTTTCCTATCGTGTTGGTGCGGCTGTATGAACGTGACACCGAAACGGCGCTTCGCGTGGTGTTATCGACGTCACTTGCCGGGATTGTGCTAATTCCGGCTTGGCTGACGTTGGGAACGTGGTGGCTTGGGCTGAATTGA